One Pseudomonas rhizophila DNA window includes the following coding sequences:
- a CDS encoding MacB family efflux pump subunit, which translates to MDAPLIELRDIRKVYGGGDSPRVEVLRGIDLSIHAGEFLAIVGASGSGKSTLMNILGCLDRPTSGDYWFAGEDVAGLGSDELAWLRREAFGFVFQGYHLIPSGTAQENVEMPAIYAGTSAAERHARASALLERLGLASRTGNRPHQLSGGQQQRVSIARALMNGGHIILADEPTGALDSQSGIEVMALLDELASQGHVVILITHDREVAARAKRIIEIRDGLIISDNAGALPHHVQANPKALQAVDLRQRLSAGSEHNGAWKGELLDAVQAAWRVMWINRFRTALTLLGIVIGVASVVVMLAVGEGSKRQVMAQMGAFGSNIIYLNGTAPTPRAAKGIISEHDLAALAALPEVQRIMPVNGADASVRFGNLDHTSYVGGNDTNFPTIFNWPVAQGSYFTDADERSAAAVAVIGHKVRHKLLKEVDDPIGRYILIENVPFQVVGVLAEKGASSGDSDADNRIAVPYSAASVRLFGSRHPEYVVIAARDAGKVREAEQAISRTLLRLHDGKQDFELTNNAAMIQAEARTQGTLSLMLGAIAAISLLVGGIGVMNIMLMTVRERTREIGIRMATGARQRDILRQFLTEAVMLSVVGGLAGIGLALLVGGALLLGKIAVAFEWLAVFGAFGCALVTGVVFGFMPARKAARLDPVAALTSE; encoded by the coding sequence ATGGACGCGCCCCTGATCGAACTGCGGGACATTCGCAAGGTTTACGGCGGTGGCGACAGCCCTCGGGTGGAGGTACTGCGCGGCATCGACTTGTCCATTCACGCCGGGGAATTCCTGGCGATTGTCGGAGCGTCCGGCTCCGGCAAGTCCACCTTGATGAACATCCTCGGCTGCCTCGACCGCCCCACCAGCGGCGATTACTGGTTTGCCGGCGAAGACGTCGCCGGCCTGGGCAGTGACGAACTGGCCTGGCTGCGACGCGAAGCCTTCGGCTTCGTGTTCCAGGGCTATCACCTGATCCCGTCCGGCACCGCCCAGGAAAATGTCGAGATGCCGGCCATCTACGCCGGCACTTCGGCCGCCGAGCGCCACGCCCGGGCCAGCGCCCTGCTCGAACGCCTGGGTCTGGCCAGCCGCACCGGCAACCGCCCTCATCAACTGTCCGGCGGTCAGCAGCAACGGGTGTCGATTGCCCGGGCATTGATGAACGGCGGCCACATCATCCTCGCCGACGAACCCACCGGCGCCCTCGACAGCCAGAGCGGCATCGAGGTCATGGCGTTGCTCGATGAACTGGCGAGCCAGGGTCATGTGGTGATCCTGATCACCCACGACCGCGAGGTGGCGGCGCGGGCCAAGCGCATCATTGAGATTCGCGACGGGCTGATCATCAGCGACAACGCCGGCGCTTTGCCGCACCACGTGCAAGCCAATCCGAAGGCACTGCAAGCGGTGGACCTGCGCCAGCGCCTGAGCGCCGGCAGCGAACACAACGGCGCCTGGAAAGGCGAACTGCTCGACGCCGTGCAAGCGGCGTGGCGGGTGATGTGGATCAACCGCTTCCGCACCGCCCTGACGCTGCTGGGCATTGTCATCGGCGTGGCCTCGGTGGTGGTGATGCTGGCCGTGGGCGAAGGCAGCAAACGTCAGGTCATGGCCCAGATGGGCGCCTTCGGCTCCAACATCATCTACCTCAACGGCACCGCGCCCACCCCGCGCGCCGCCAAGGGCATCATCAGCGAACACGACCTGGCGGCCCTCGCCGCCCTGCCCGAGGTGCAGCGCATCATGCCGGTCAACGGCGCCGACGCCAGCGTGCGTTTCGGCAACCTCGACCACACCAGCTACGTCGGCGGCAACGATACGAACTTCCCGACCATCTTCAATTGGCCGGTGGCCCAGGGCAGCTACTTCACCGATGCCGATGAACGCAGCGCGGCGGCAGTGGCGGTGATCGGTCACAAGGTCCGGCACAAGCTGCTCAAGGAGGTCGACGACCCCATCGGCCGCTACATCCTGATTGAGAACGTGCCCTTTCAGGTGGTCGGCGTGCTGGCGGAAAAAGGTGCCAGTTCCGGGGATTCGGACGCCGACAACCGCATCGCCGTGCCCTACTCCGCCGCCAGCGTGCGCTTGTTCGGCAGCCGGCATCCCGAGTACGTGGTGATCGCCGCCCGGGACGCGGGCAAGGTCAGGGAGGCCGAACAGGCCATCTCCCGCACCCTGTTGCGCCTGCATGACGGCAAGCAGGATTTCGAACTGACCAACAACGCCGCGATGATCCAGGCCGAGGCGCGCACCCAGGGCACACTGTCGCTGATGCTCGGGGCCATTGCCGCGATTTCGCTGCTAGTGGGTGGCATCGGCGTGATGAACATCATGCTCATGACCGTGCGCGAGCGAACCCGCGAGATCGGCATTCGCATGGCCACCGGCGCGCGCCAGCGGGACATCCTGCGCCAGTTCCTCACCGAAGCGGTGATGCTCTCGGTGGTCGGTGGGTTGGCCGGGATCGGCCTGGCCTTGCTGGTGGGCGGTGCGTTGCTGCTAGGCAAGATCGCCGTGGCCTTCGAATGGCTGGCGGTGTTCGGCGCTTTCGGCTGCGCCCTGGTCACCGGCGTTGTCTTCGGTTTCATGCCGGCCCGCAAGGCGGCTCGCCTCGACCCGGTCGCGGCCCTCACCAGTGAATGA
- a CDS encoding efflux RND transporter periplasmic adaptor subunit, giving the protein MKRPRPTRRAWLLTFALLPAVAFAAWQAVAPSRESLITAPVTRGDIENSVTALGTLQPRRYVDVGAQASGQIRKIHVEAGDEVREGQLLVEIDPSTQKAKLDAGRFSIENLKAQLQEQRAQHDLAQQKFRRQQQLKAGGATREEDVQTAQAEVRATQARIDMFQAQIRQAQANLRSDEAELGYTRIFAPMSGTVVAVGAREGQTLNAQQQTPLILRIARLSPMTVWAEVSEADIGHVKPGMTAYFTTLAGGARRWSSTVRQILPVPPRPLEASQGGSLTGGRSGSERVVLYTVLLDVDNADRALMTEMTAQVFFVAAQARDVLTVPSAALQANARQVQVVADNGDVQPRTVRTGASDRLRTEILDGLSEGDRVLIGPAVGSGG; this is encoded by the coding sequence ATGAAACGTCCCCGCCCTACCCGACGCGCCTGGCTTTTAACCTTCGCCCTGCTTCCAGCCGTGGCCTTTGCCGCCTGGCAAGCGGTGGCCCCGAGCCGTGAATCGCTTATTACCGCCCCCGTCACCCGTGGCGATATCGAAAACAGCGTCACCGCCCTCGGCACCCTGCAACCGCGGCGTTACGTGGACGTCGGCGCCCAGGCGTCCGGGCAGATCCGCAAGATTCATGTAGAAGCCGGCGACGAAGTTCGCGAAGGCCAATTGCTGGTTGAGATCGATCCCTCCACACAAAAGGCCAAGCTGGACGCCGGACGCTTCTCCATTGAAAACCTCAAGGCCCAGCTCCAGGAACAACGAGCCCAGCACGATCTGGCCCAGCAGAAATTCCGCCGCCAGCAGCAACTCAAGGCCGGCGGCGCCACCCGCGAGGAAGACGTGCAGACTGCCCAGGCCGAAGTGCGGGCGACCCAGGCGCGCATCGACATGTTCCAGGCCCAGATCCGCCAGGCCCAGGCCAACCTGCGCAGTGACGAGGCCGAGCTGGGTTACACGCGCATTTTCGCGCCCATGAGCGGCACCGTGGTCGCCGTCGGTGCCCGGGAAGGCCAGACTCTTAACGCCCAGCAGCAAACCCCGTTGATTCTGCGCATCGCGCGCCTGTCGCCAATGACGGTCTGGGCCGAAGTCTCGGAAGCGGACATCGGCCACGTCAAACCGGGCATGACCGCCTACTTCACCACCCTGGCCGGCGGCGCCCGCCGCTGGAGCAGCACCGTGCGCCAGATCCTGCCGGTGCCGCCGCGCCCGCTGGAAGCGAGCCAGGGCGGCAGCCTCACGGGCGGGCGCAGTGGCAGCGAACGGGTGGTGCTCTATACCGTGTTGCTGGATGTGGATAACGCCGACCGCGCCCTGATGACGGAAATGACCGCCCAGGTGTTTTTTGTTGCCGCCCAGGCACGCGATGTCCTGACCGTGCCCAGCGCTGCGTTGCAGGCCAACGCCAGGCAAGTGCAGGTGGTGGCCGACAATGGCGATGTCCAGCCGCGCACTGTTCGCACCGGCGCCAGCGATCGGCTGCGTACCGAAATTCTCGACGGCCTGAGTGAAGGCGACCGGGTGCTGATCGGTCCGGCCGTCGGCAGTGGAGGCTGA
- a CDS encoding sigma-70 family RNA polymerase sigma factor, translated as MLENYYRELVCFLNARLGNRQAAEDVVHDAYVRVLERASDTPIEQPRAFLYRTALNLVIDGHRRNTLRQVESLDVLDSEERFFTPSPHTSLDHGQRLDLLQRALAELPPLCRESFLLRKLEGLSHPQIAERLGISRALVEKHIVNAMKHCRTRMRQWDAH; from the coding sequence ATGTTGGAAAACTACTATCGCGAGCTGGTGTGTTTCCTGAACGCCAGGCTAGGCAACCGCCAGGCGGCCGAGGATGTGGTGCATGACGCCTATGTGCGGGTACTTGAGCGCGCCAGTGACACGCCCATCGAACAGCCCAGGGCGTTCCTGTACCGCACCGCGTTGAACCTGGTGATCGACGGGCATCGGCGCAATACCCTGCGCCAGGTCGAATCCCTGGACGTGCTGGACAGCGAAGAGCGTTTCTTCACGCCATCGCCCCATACCAGCCTTGACCACGGTCAGCGCCTGGACCTGCTCCAGCGCGCCCTGGCCGAATTGCCACCGCTGTGCCGCGAGAGTTTCCTGCTGCGCAAGCTCGAAGGCCTGTCCCACCCGCAAATCGCCGAACGCCTGGGCATTTCCCGGGCGCTGGTGGAAAAGCACATCGTCAACGCCATGAAGCATTGCCGCACTCGTATGCGGCAGTGGGACGCGCATTAA
- a CDS encoding lysine N(6)-hydroxylase/L-ornithine N(5)-oxygenase family protein produces the protein MTQAIASPNVHDLIGIGFGPSNLALAIALQERGPVQGELDVLFLDKQADYRWHGNTLVTQSELQISFLKDLVTLRNPTSPYSFVNYLKHHGRLVDFINLGTFYPCRMEYNDYLRWVAGQFTGQSRYGEEVLRIEPVLHNQQVDALRVISRDSQGEELVRSARSVVVSAGGTPRIPDAFTAFKEDARVFHHSQYLERMATQPCVNGQPMTIAIIGGGQSAAEAFIDLNDSFPSVQVDMILRGSALKPADDSPFVNEVFSPEFTDLVFQQPHSERERLVNEYHNTNYSVVDIDLIERIYGIFYRQKVSGVARHAFRTLTTVEKATATDAGVELAVRNNATGELSVRRYDAVVLATGYERQMHRTLLAPLEQYLGNFEVDRNYKLITDERCKAAIYMQGFCQASHGLSDTLLSILPVRADEIAGSLYEHSKHRGQSRSVRDLKLATA, from the coding sequence ATGACACAGGCAATTGCTTCGCCCAACGTTCACGACTTGATCGGTATCGGCTTCGGCCCCTCGAACCTGGCGCTGGCCATCGCGCTGCAGGAGCGGGGCCCGGTCCAGGGCGAACTGGATGTGCTGTTCCTCGACAAGCAGGCTGACTACCGCTGGCATGGCAATACCCTGGTGACCCAGAGCGAGTTGCAGATTTCCTTCCTCAAGGACCTGGTAACCCTGCGCAACCCCACCAGCCCGTATTCGTTCGTCAATTACCTCAAGCATCACGGCCGCCTGGTGGACTTCATCAACCTTGGCACGTTCTACCCGTGCCGCATGGAGTACAACGACTACCTGCGCTGGGTGGCCGGGCAGTTCACCGGGCAGAGCCGCTACGGCGAAGAAGTGCTGCGCATCGAGCCGGTGTTGCACAACCAGCAGGTCGACGCCTTGCGGGTGATTTCCCGCGACAGCCAGGGCGAAGAGCTCGTGCGCAGCGCCCGCTCGGTGGTGGTCAGTGCTGGCGGTACGCCGCGTATCCCCGACGCGTTCACCGCCTTCAAGGAGGATGCTCGGGTGTTCCACCATTCCCAGTACCTGGAGCGCATGGCGACTCAGCCGTGCGTGAACGGCCAGCCCATGACCATCGCCATCATCGGCGGCGGGCAGAGCGCGGCGGAAGCCTTCATCGACCTCAACGACAGTTTTCCTTCGGTGCAGGTCGACATGATCCTGCGCGGCTCGGCCCTCAAGCCTGCCGATGACAGCCCGTTCGTCAACGAGGTGTTCTCCCCGGAATTCACCGATCTGGTGTTCCAGCAGCCCCACAGCGAACGCGAACGGCTGGTCAACGAGTACCACAACACCAACTATTCGGTGGTGGACATCGACCTGATCGAACGCATCTACGGGATTTTCTATCGCCAGAAAGTCTCGGGCGTCGCCCGTCATGCCTTCCGTACCCTCACCACGGTGGAGAAAGCCACGGCCACCGATGCCGGCGTGGAGCTGGCGGTGCGCAACAACGCCACCGGCGAGTTGAGCGTGCGCCGTTATGACGCGGTGGTGCTGGCCACCGGTTACGAACGGCAGATGCACCGCACATTGCTGGCGCCACTTGAGCAATACCTGGGGAATTTCGAGGTAGATCGCAACTACAAATTGATCACCGACGAGCGCTGCAAAGCGGCGATCTACATGCAGGGCTTCTGCCAGGCCAGCCACGGCCTGAGCGATACCTTGTTGTCGATCCTGCCGGTACGCGCCGATGAGATCGCTGGTTCGCTGTACGAGCACAGCAAACATCGCGGACAGAGCCGTTCGGTGCGCGACCTGAAGCTGGCCACGGCGTAA
- a CDS encoding transporter substrate-binding domain-containing protein, producing MTLFLRTGLVALLLGLSSVTPQVGAAPESLQVLGRSSVSDYSVSLGEADWNWLRGKGTLLLGASAPDYAPFGITSNGRDYEGLTADYAQLLGQMLHVDVRVQRYASREASLQALRSGEIDMLGTANGFEASDPALAMSQAYADDLPTLVARVADSQDLPTDLAGMRVAMLYHYLPTETVKAFYPDAALQLYPSTLSAIGAVAFGQADVYLGDSISSNYLISKNYLNNVQLADFSRMEVQPFAFAVSRENARLLRIINAALQAIPASERMSILRRWSAGGASIPGQQPLHFSVKEQRWLNAHPRITVAVNQNFPPLTFIDEQGHLRGISADVLARISLRTGLKFDIQRGNSLHDVIGRVRSGRADVLAAAPPSTELEGALRFTRPYLSNPFVLVAPLRSKVPLTLDQMEGKRLALIRGNVLREYLLEQFPRVHLVPAENAADAMSMVAAGTVDGAVNSLISARYMISRQYRGKLQITSTVGTFPESVALATHRDAPELHSILDKALLSISPEEMDELTNRWRSEVVIDDNYWLRNRTTIVQGFAIAALLLLLALGWVVYLRRLLEQLRVAKQSADDANRAKTTFLATMSHEIRTPMNAVIGMLELALKKADQGVMDRFAIEVASGAARGMLDLIGDILDIARIESGRLSLTPQRANLRELIESVARIFEGLAWQKQLHLQLELDAAINRDVLIDPLRFKQIVSNLLSNAIKFTDQGQVRLSVRAAPGDDAQCLPIRLRVEDTGCGISAEDQRRLFSPFTQASNNTQSARSGSGLGLVISRTLCEMMGGTLTLSSVPGEGTQIEVLLSLPALDALAQAPSAQVEALAPVRGLNILVVDDYPANRLLLSQQLSYLGHRVREADDGVQGLRAWRAERFDVVITDCNMPLMSGYELARAIREAERAEGLSPGVILGFTANAQPEEKARCVEAGMDDCLFKPISLKELNSCLASVTQDCAAVPDERVPAPTTGDIDLSSLELLSAGDTGSIKKLLVEMVNSNAEDLAQLMRLLARQDLPGLADLAHRVKGGALMIRAQRLIAACEALESACRGGDRSLLAAAVDDVRQAMEHLTERLEAYVAGELAPAGARSGPRGSSHG from the coding sequence ATGACGCTGTTCTTACGCACAGGCCTGGTGGCGCTGTTGCTGGGCTTATCAAGTGTGACGCCGCAGGTTGGCGCGGCACCTGAGTCGCTGCAAGTGCTCGGGCGCTCCAGTGTGAGCGACTATTCGGTATCCCTGGGGGAGGCCGACTGGAACTGGCTACGCGGCAAGGGAACGTTGCTGTTGGGGGCCTCGGCGCCGGATTACGCACCGTTCGGTATCACCAGCAATGGCCGCGACTATGAAGGCCTCACTGCTGACTATGCCCAGTTGCTGGGGCAGATGTTGCACGTCGATGTGCGGGTGCAGCGTTACGCGTCACGGGAGGCATCGCTCCAGGCGCTGCGCAGCGGTGAGATCGACATGCTCGGCACGGCCAACGGCTTCGAAGCCAGCGACCCGGCGTTGGCGATGTCCCAGGCCTATGCCGATGACCTGCCCACCCTGGTGGCCCGCGTCGCGGATAGCCAGGACTTGCCCACGGACCTGGCGGGCATGCGCGTGGCGATGCTGTATCACTATTTGCCCACCGAGACAGTCAAGGCGTTTTATCCGGATGCGGCCTTGCAGTTATACCCCTCGACCTTGAGCGCCATCGGCGCTGTGGCGTTTGGGCAGGCCGACGTTTACCTGGGGGATTCGATCAGCTCCAATTACCTGATCAGCAAGAACTACCTGAACAACGTCCAACTGGCTGATTTCTCACGCATGGAAGTACAGCCGTTCGCCTTTGCGGTCAGCCGCGAGAACGCACGCCTGCTGCGCATTATCAACGCCGCGCTACAAGCCATCCCCGCCAGTGAACGCATGAGCATCCTGCGGCGCTGGAGCGCTGGCGGTGCGAGCATACCCGGTCAGCAACCCCTGCATTTCAGCGTCAAGGAACAGCGTTGGCTGAATGCACATCCGCGGATCACAGTGGCCGTCAACCAGAACTTCCCGCCACTCACGTTTATCGATGAACAAGGCCATTTGCGCGGTATCAGCGCCGATGTGCTGGCCCGGATCAGCCTGCGCACCGGCCTGAAGTTCGATATCCAGCGGGGTAACTCGCTTCATGATGTGATCGGGCGCGTCAGAAGCGGTCGGGCCGACGTACTGGCCGCCGCTCCACCGAGCACCGAACTTGAGGGGGCGTTGCGTTTTACCCGGCCCTACCTGAGCAATCCGTTCGTGTTGGTGGCGCCCTTGAGGAGCAAGGTCCCGTTGACGTTGGACCAGATGGAGGGCAAACGCCTGGCGCTGATCCGGGGCAATGTGCTGCGTGAGTATCTGCTGGAACAATTTCCCCGAGTGCACCTGGTGCCGGCTGAAAACGCGGCGGACGCGATGTCCATGGTCGCCGCCGGCACGGTGGACGGCGCAGTCAATTCGCTGATCAGTGCCCGCTATATGATTTCCCGCCAGTACCGCGGCAAACTGCAAATCACCAGCACCGTGGGAACGTTTCCGGAGAGCGTGGCCCTGGCGACTCATCGTGATGCGCCGGAGCTGCATTCGATCCTGGACAAGGCGCTGCTGAGCATTTCTCCCGAAGAAATGGACGAGCTGACCAATCGTTGGCGCAGTGAAGTGGTGATCGACGACAACTACTGGTTGCGCAACCGCACCACCATCGTCCAGGGGTTCGCCATCGCCGCGCTGCTGTTGCTGCTGGCATTGGGGTGGGTCGTTTACCTGCGGCGTCTGCTGGAACAACTGCGCGTGGCCAAGCAAAGCGCCGATGATGCCAACCGGGCCAAGACCACTTTCCTGGCGACCATGAGCCATGAAATCCGCACCCCCATGAACGCGGTGATCGGCATGCTGGAGCTGGCCCTGAAAAAAGCCGACCAGGGTGTCATGGACCGGTTCGCCATCGAAGTCGCGTCGGGCGCCGCTCGCGGCATGCTCGACTTGATCGGTGACATCCTCGACATCGCCCGCATCGAGTCCGGCAGGTTGTCGCTGACCCCGCAGCGGGCCAACCTGCGGGAACTGATCGAGTCGGTGGCACGGATCTTTGAAGGCCTGGCCTGGCAGAAACAACTGCACTTACAGCTTGAACTCGACGCCGCGATCAACCGCGACGTATTGATTGATCCGTTGCGTTTCAAGCAGATCGTGTCGAACCTGCTGAGCAACGCCATCAAGTTCACCGACCAGGGGCAGGTGCGCTTGAGTGTGCGAGCCGCACCGGGCGATGACGCGCAGTGCCTGCCGATCCGCTTGCGCGTCGAAGACACCGGCTGTGGTATTTCGGCCGAGGATCAGCGCCGCCTGTTCAGCCCCTTTACCCAGGCCAGCAACAACACCCAGTCGGCCCGCAGCGGCTCCGGGTTGGGGCTGGTGATCAGCCGCACGCTCTGCGAAATGATGGGCGGCACCCTGACGTTGAGCAGCGTGCCGGGGGAGGGCACGCAGATTGAAGTTCTGCTGAGCTTGCCGGCGCTCGATGCCTTGGCTCAAGCGCCGTCGGCGCAAGTCGAGGCGCTGGCACCGGTGCGGGGGCTGAACATTCTGGTGGTGGACGACTACCCGGCCAACCGTTTGCTGCTGTCCCAGCAACTGAGCTATCTGGGCCATCGCGTCCGCGAAGCCGACGATGGTGTCCAGGGGTTGCGCGCCTGGCGTGCTGAACGATTCGATGTCGTCATTACCGACTGCAACATGCCGTTGATGAGCGGCTACGAACTGGCCCGGGCCATTCGCGAGGCGGAGCGGGCCGAGGGTTTGTCGCCGGGGGTGATCCTGGGTTTCACGGCCAATGCCCAGCCCGAGGAAAAGGCCCGCTGTGTCGAGGCCGGCATGGACGATTGCCTGTTCAAACCCATCAGCCTCAAGGAACTGAACAGCTGCCTGGCTTCGGTCACGCAGGATTGCGCCGCAGTGCCCGATGAGCGGGTGCCTGCGCCGACCACCGGCGACATCGACTTGAGCAGCCTTGAACTATTGAGCGCAGGTGACACGGGCTCAATCAAAAAACTGCTAGTGGAAATGGTCAACAGCAATGCCGAAGACCTGGCGCAATTGATGCGTCTGCTCGCCCGACAAGACCTGCCAGGGCTGGCGGACCTGGCGCACCGGGTCAAGGGGGGCGCGCTGATGATCAGGGCCCAGCGCCTGATTGCCGCCTGCGAAGCCCTGGAAAGTGCCTGCCGTGGCGGCGACCGGTCGTTGCTCGCCGCCGCGGTGGATGACGTGCGCCAAGCCATGGAGCACCTGACTGAACGACTGGAGGCCTATGTGGCGGGGGAGCTTGCTCCCGCTGGGGCGCGAAGTGGTCCCCGCGGGTCTTCTCATGGATAA
- a CDS encoding chemotaxis protein CheY, with the protein MPNKALRIMIADTQHAHRMRLEHLFNQQGYFRIAPVSGLQELLTLVEYGSEPFDLVVVNAGLANGALNLHDFILDNPQLRHAMIYNTPQVGLSSAAVARRPGMHLSTAQLPDLASLASLMERIDPQASELTRPWLRPLRQGHAG; encoded by the coding sequence ATGCCGAACAAAGCATTACGTATCATGATTGCCGACACGCAACATGCTCATCGAATGAGGCTTGAGCACCTGTTCAATCAACAGGGTTATTTTCGGATCGCCCCCGTGAGTGGTCTGCAGGAGCTGTTGACGCTGGTGGAATACGGCAGCGAGCCGTTCGACCTGGTCGTGGTCAATGCCGGCTTGGCCAACGGCGCGCTGAACCTGCACGATTTCATTCTCGATAACCCACAGCTTCGTCACGCGATGATTTACAACACACCACAGGTCGGTCTGTCCTCGGCGGCGGTCGCGCGGCGACCGGGCATGCACTTGAGCACGGCCCAGTTGCCTGACCTTGCGTCACTGGCAAGTCTGATGGAGCGGATTGATCCCCAGGCCAGCGAGTTGACGCGACCCTGGCTTCGCCCTCTCAGGCAAGGTCACGCAGGGTGA
- a CDS encoding response regulator transcription factor: MKDVLIVDDHPVIRGALRLICQNEGFTGVRDASGVADARALIKEKAPDLVILDLVMNGFDGMDLLVWIMTQFPECGVLVFTSQDAQHFCNRCISAGARGFVTKKSDLKELIKAIHALKSGYSYFPQMPVRLDFQQRTEQQTLESLSTRELSILRMLAMGMRGKDIAEALFLSPKTVSTYKTRLLEKLGLKTLVGLSDFAKRNHL; this comes from the coding sequence TTGAAAGACGTATTGATCGTGGATGACCACCCTGTCATACGAGGGGCATTGCGGCTCATTTGCCAGAACGAGGGGTTTACCGGAGTCAGGGACGCGAGCGGTGTCGCCGACGCCAGGGCGTTGATCAAGGAAAAGGCCCCAGACCTGGTGATTCTGGACCTGGTGATGAACGGATTCGATGGCATGGATCTGTTGGTCTGGATCATGACCCAGTTCCCAGAGTGCGGGGTGCTGGTATTCACTTCCCAGGACGCGCAGCACTTCTGCAACCGCTGCATCTCGGCCGGAGCCAGGGGCTTTGTGACCAAGAAAAGCGACCTGAAAGAACTGATCAAGGCCATTCATGCGCTGAAATCCGGCTACTCCTATTTCCCTCAAATGCCAGTCAGGCTGGATTTTCAACAACGCACTGAACAGCAGACCCTGGAAAGTCTCTCGACCCGCGAGCTATCCATTCTGCGAATGCTGGCCATGGGAATGCGCGGCAAGGACATCGCCGAGGCCTTGTTCCTGAGTCCGAAAACCGTCAGCACCTACAAGACCCGTCTGCTGGAAAAACTCGGACTCAAGACGCTGGTGGGTCTGTCGGATTTCGCCAAGCGCAATCATTTGTGA
- a CDS encoding pirin family protein, whose translation MKNIIGVYTSPRAHWVGDGFPVRTLFSYDNLGKHISPFLLLDHAAPTQFEPTAERRGVGQHPHRGFETVTIVYQGELEHRDSTGSGGKIGPGDVQWMTAASGIIHEEFHSEDFARQGGFMEMVQLWVNLPAKDKMAPAGYQTILKSDIPSIDLKDNAGSLRLIAGRFEGHQGPAKTFTPIDVWDMRLNAGKDLTLDVHDGHNTALVVLRGTVQVNGRERVEAGQLALFDRAGEQLHLHANHDAVVLLLSGEPIDEPIVGHGPFVMNSEQEIHQAFNDFHSGRFGAMDD comes from the coding sequence ATGAAAAACATCATCGGCGTCTACACCAGCCCCCGAGCCCATTGGGTCGGTGACGGCTTCCCGGTTCGCACGCTGTTTTCCTACGACAACCTGGGCAAGCACATCAGCCCGTTCCTGCTGCTGGACCACGCCGCTCCCACGCAATTCGAACCCACCGCCGAGCGTCGCGGTGTTGGCCAGCACCCTCATCGCGGTTTCGAAACCGTGACCATCGTCTACCAGGGCGAACTGGAACACCGGGATTCCACTGGCAGCGGCGGCAAGATCGGCCCTGGCGACGTGCAATGGATGACGGCGGCTTCCGGGATCATTCATGAAGAGTTCCACTCCGAGGACTTCGCTCGGCAAGGCGGGTTCATGGAGATGGTCCAGCTGTGGGTCAACCTGCCCGCCAAGGACAAAATGGCCCCAGCCGGCTACCAGACAATCCTCAAGAGCGACATTCCGAGCATCGACCTGAAGGACAACGCCGGCAGCCTGCGCCTGATTGCCGGCCGCTTCGAGGGGCATCAGGGCCCGGCGAAGACGTTTACGCCCATCGATGTCTGGGACATGCGCTTGAATGCCGGGAAAGACCTGACCCTCGACGTACACGATGGCCACAACACCGCACTGGTGGTGCTGCGTGGCACGGTTCAGGTCAACGGTCGCGAGCGGGTCGAGGCCGGGCAACTGGCGTTGTTCGACCGGGCCGGCGAGCAGTTGCACCTGCACGCCAATCACGACGCGGTGGTGTTGCTGCTCAGCGGCGAGCCCATCGACGAACCCATCGTCGGTCATGGCCCGTTCGTGATGAACAGCGAGCAGGAAATTCACCAGGCCTTCAACGATTTCCACTCCGGTCGTTTTGGCGCGATGGACGACTGA